A region of uncultured Desulfobacter sp. DNA encodes the following proteins:
- a CDS encoding SPFH domain-containing protein — MKEQQSQIFLQRARFFTMMRRFAFLLITLTLIYSLAAVIYSTQVIYKVKFNYAVILEQFGGKREAVTDVGWHFRLPFFTRLEKEVPLMNQNMYIGGATEPIKIISRENVALWTSALMTFRIKDLKIWGIENLSPEILLQGDYDGIAKDILQGKEVNRLISDRETIKEEIFHALKNRPINKNGPTLEGKYGIEVVSFVLNETRFGDKLVEATEEKKKRQLIAEADNYAADQEAQRIAKLYKAYLDGIKSLHLALGGRESQQVNPDLLQFLSQQKWATAYEKNESSQKTFVLHDGGKSPAITLPFPTGTTTEKEAKVSD, encoded by the coding sequence ATGAAGGAGCAGCAATCTCAAATTTTTTTGCAGCGGGCGCGATTTTTCACCATGATGAGAAGATTCGCATTTTTACTGATCACTCTGACCCTGATTTATTCTTTAGCCGCTGTGATCTATTCCACCCAGGTGATCTACAAGGTCAAATTCAACTATGCTGTTATTCTTGAACAATTTGGCGGCAAGAGAGAGGCTGTAACCGATGTGGGCTGGCACTTCAGACTTCCTTTCTTTACACGGCTTGAAAAAGAGGTTCCCTTAATGAACCAGAACATGTACATCGGCGGTGCCACGGAACCCATTAAAATTATTTCCCGGGAAAATGTGGCGCTGTGGACATCTGCCTTGATGACATTCAGAATAAAAGATCTGAAAATCTGGGGTATTGAAAATTTGTCTCCGGAAATCCTTCTCCAGGGGGACTACGATGGAATTGCCAAGGATATTCTGCAGGGCAAAGAGGTCAACAGGCTGATCTCGGACAGGGAAACCATAAAAGAAGAGATCTTTCATGCATTGAAAAACCGCCCCATCAATAAAAACGGCCCCACCCTTGAAGGAAAATACGGTATTGAGGTGGTCAGTTTTGTTCTCAACGAAACAAGATTCGGCGACAAGCTTGTGGAGGCCACAGAAGAGAAAAAGAAACGCCAGCTCATCGCAGAGGCAGATAACTATGCCGCCGACCAGGAAGCCCAGAGGATTGCAAAACTTTACAAAGCCTATCTTGACGGGATCAAGTCCCTTCACCTTGCCCTGGGCGGCCGGGAAAGTCAGCAGGTCAACCCGGATCTGCTTCAATTTCTTTCCCAGCAAAAATGGGCTACAGCCTATGAAAAGAATGAATCAAGCCAGAAAACTTTTGTGCTTCACGATGGCGGAAAGTCTCCAGCGATAACATTACCCTTTCCCACAGGCACCACAACCGAAAAAGAAG